In Granulicella mallensis MP5ACTX8, the sequence ACCATGGGTTTTGCGAGAGTCTTTATGTCCGTCGATACCCGTATCCCCACCGTACCGCCCACCGTTGAGCCCGTCACCCTGCGCCGAGCCACAGCCGCCGATGCCGCCGCGCTCGCACTCGTCGGCGCCGCCACCTTTCTCGAAGCCTTTACCTGGATGCTGCCCGGCGCCGACATCGTCGCCCACTGCGCGAAGAATCACACGCCCGAAGCCTATGCCGCCTACCTCGCCAAACCCGATACCCGCATCACGATGGCCGTGGCTGGTGCGGACGTGCCCGTAGGCTACACCATGCTCACCGCGCCCGAGCTTCCCAGCTTCGACGTTCTGCCCACCGACATCGAGCTCAAGCGCATCTACCTGTTCTCGCGCTTCCGCTCGTCGGCTACCCCGGTCGCGGGGCACCCCGGTGTTCGCACGGCGCAGGCCCTCATGGACGCGGCCATCGCCGACGCCCTCGCCCTCGGACGCACCCGCCTGTTGCTCGGAACGCACGCCGGCAATGAGCGCGCCATTGGCTTCTATCGCCGCAATGGATTCAACGAGGCCGGGACCCGCACCTTCACCGTCGGCACGCAGGTCTGTTGCGACCTGATCTTTGCACTCGACCTGTAATGTGTATCTTGTCTCTATCTCTAAGTCAGATCTGAGATCCAGCTTAGAGACACCTGCAAGATCGATGCGAGTTTTCTAGCAGGTTCTTCGAGGTTTTTTTGGCAAAAGCGACGGCAACCACTTCGAGCGTAGAGGCGACAGATGGCTTAGCTTCACACAGACCCTCGCGGCGAGGTTTCTACCGGCCCGAGTTGGATGCACTGCGCTTCTTCGCCTTTCTCTGCATCTTTTGCCATCATTCGCTCAGTCGTCCCAATGCTGGCACTAACCTTCGAGACACCCTTTCCATCAGCCTGAAGTTTGCCGTAAGCCTGTTCTTTCTGTTGAGCGGATACCTGATC encodes:
- a CDS encoding GNAT family N-acetyltransferase translates to MGFARVFMSVDTRIPTVPPTVEPVTLRRATAADAAALALVGAATFLEAFTWMLPGADIVAHCAKNHTPEAYAAYLAKPDTRITMAVAGADVPVGYTMLTAPELPSFDVLPTDIELKRIYLFSRFRSSATPVAGHPGVRTAQALMDAAIADALALGRTRLLLGTHAGNERAIGFYRRNGFNEAGTRTFTVGTQVCCDLIFALDL